A window from Drosophila miranda strain MSH22 chromosome Y unlocalized genomic scaffold, D.miranda_PacBio2.1 Contig_Y2_pilon, whole genome shotgun sequence encodes these proteins:
- the LOC117192500 gene encoding spore coat protein SP96-like: protein MPGSATDMVKSSYMEEEAGNQVDAVAVDNVTTFSTADNTTPPPISPPTPPQHSSSNSKQKPFSPYDATSSVSVSSSSVVPSIGAVETSSLPSMSTSTSATGTCSPSNSSPSSHIVAITDIVLDNNNHKNNNNTLTTPSSSASSSSATTTTTTITPTATMSTTTTATTTLSEMSPKVNDVAFV from the coding sequence ATGCCTGGCTCTGCCACGGACATGGTAAAGTCCAGTTACATGGAGGAGGAAGCAGGGAATCAGGTGGATGCCGTTGCCGTGGATAATGTTACAACATTCAGCACCGCTGATAACACCACACCCCCACCCATATCGCCCCCCACCCCACcacagcacagcagcagcaatagcaAGCAGAAGCCATTCTCACCCTATGATGCCACCTCCTCAGTGTCAGTGTCCTCCTCCTCTGTTGTGCCATCAATCGGAGCTGTTGAAACGTCTTCGTTGCCATCCATGTCCACCTCTACATCGGCCACAGGGACCTGCTCACCCTCAAACTCATCCCCATCCTCTCACATTGTTGCCATCACAGACATTGTATTAGACAACAACAACcataaaaacaacaacaatactCTAACAACTCCATCATCAtctgcatcatcatcatctgcaacaacaacaactacaacaatcacaccaacagcaacaatgtcaactacaacaacagcaacaacaacactgTCTGAAATGTCGCCAAAGGTAAATGATGTCGCTTTTGTGTGA
- the LOC117192496 gene encoding spore coat protein SP96-like, giving the protein MPGSATDMVKSSYMEEEAGNQVDAVAVDTVTTFSTADNTTPPPISPPTPPQHSSSNSKQKPFSPYDATSSVSVSSSSVVPSIEAVETSSLPSMSTSTSATGTCSPSSSPSNSSPSSHIVAITDIVLDNNNHKNNNNTLTTSSSSASSSSATTTTTTITPTATMSTTTTATTSLSEMSPKVNDVAFV; this is encoded by the coding sequence ATGCCTGGCTCTGCCACGGACATGGTAAAGTCCAGTTACATGGAGGAGGAAGCAGGGAATCAGGTGGATGCCGTTGCCGTGGATACTGTTACCACATTCAGCACCGCTGATAACACCACACCCCCACCCATATCGCCCCCCACCCCACcacagcacagcagcagcaatagcaAGCAGAAGCCATTCTCACCCTATGATGCCACCTCCTCAGTGTCAGTGTCCTCCTCCTCTGTTGTGCCATCAATCGAAGCTGTTGAAACGTCTTCGTTGCCATCCATGTCCACCTCTACATCGGCCACAGGGACCTGCTCACCCTCATCCTCACCCTCAAACTCATCCCCATCCTCTCACATTGTTGCCATCACAGACATTGTATTAGACAACAACAACcataaaaacaacaacaatactCTAACAACTTCATCATCAtctgcatcatcatcatctgcaacaacaacaactacaacaatcacaccaacagcaacaatgtcaactacaacaacagcaacaacatcacTGTCTGAAATGTCGCCAAAGGTAAATGATGTCGCTTTTGTGTGA
- the LOC117192487 gene encoding polynucleotide 5'-hydroxyl-kinase NOL9-like has product MEVDEANRSMQHCQDFNVDLPYCPPALSVFENSLTCNDVLAVIKEDIELYGTAVLTLLAGQITVNGFRAKKRQNLTIYSTKGINWVSISPKKRAKPMQEKVEWDKLSENFTCAQLDNLQGCFNSQEDALVLLQRNTKDQNMLETLKQYMSQILFPQVNGANVPHSQSEMLLNCYIQSSDRKRTLQVPYEWTKLKIQKTSRLMVTGGKGVGKSTLLRYLLNRHLNAFPRLLFIDLDIGQPEIFLQQTVSCTVIEEPLLGPGFLLNKQPDRAHVVGDTNIVMCHEQYFEAVVQLMSHIQNNPEYANMPFLINTMGYNRGFGLELMALLVDYIKPTDVVQISSTLPMNNFKSLLDWSTLSKVKGPYVYKNTAFMVEGKNHKYTLHELPSAVPPRQQGVWRMSPRDMRFANLLVRLSSCLKGSAKHLTDCEPLSSSFVNIQVVHSTEEDLDKSSIIAGMEANVVYLAHLEAQDLPVCLGIGVVRAIDFEKEKLYLVPAIPLERMCQVNCLISCGDISLPHRLSEGRRRLADKEHQSVLFAHVFHEKRLMLKQLPVLL; this is encoded by the exons ATGGAAGTAGACGAGGCTAACCGATCAATGCAGCACTGCCAGGATTTCAATGTAGATCTACCTTACTGCCCCCCAGCGTTGAGCGTCTTTGAGAATAGCCTGACGTGCAACGATGTGCTGGCCGTGATCAAAGAGGACATAGAGCTCTATGGCACTGCCGTGTTGACCCTGTTGGCTGGTCAGATCACAGTGAACGGCTTCAGAGCCAAAAAACGTCAAAACTTGACCATCTATTCCACCAAGGGCATCAATTGGGTGAGCATTTCTCCGAAAAAGCGTGCGAAACCAATGCAAGAGAAGGTTGAATGGGACAAATTGTCTGAGAACTTTACGTGCGCACAATTGGACAACCTTCAGGGGTGCTTCAATAGTCAGGAGGATGCCCTTGTGCTCTTGCAGAGGAACACCAAGGACCAGAACATGCTCGAAACTTTAAAGCAGTACATGAGCCAGATTTTGTTCCCCCAGGTGAATGGGGCTAATGTGCCGCACTCGCAAAGCGAGATGCTGCTCAACTGCTACATCCAGAGCTCGGACAGAAAACGCACCCTTCAAGTACCTTATGAGTGGACAAAGCTGAAGATTCAGAAGACGAGCCGCCTGATGGTAACCGGTGGGAAGGGTGTCGGCAAGTCCACCCTGCTGCGATATCTGCTCAATCGGCATTTGAACGCTTTTCCACGCCTACTGTTCATTGATTTGGACATTGGCCAGCCGGAGATCTTTTTGCAGCAAACTGTCTCCTGCACTGTTATTGAAGAGCCGCTTCTGGGGCCAGGATTCCTACTGAACAAGCAGCCGGATCGGGCTCACGTCGTGGGCGACACAAACATCGTCATGTGCCACGAGCAGTATTTCGAGGCGGTGGTCCAGCTGATGAGCCACATCCAAAATAATCCCGAGTATGCCAACATGCCTTTTCTGATCAACACGATGGGCTACAACAGGGGATTTGGCCTCGAGCTGATGGCTCTGCTGGTGGACTACATCAAGCCGACGGATGTGGTGCAGATCTCGAGTACTTTACCCATGAACAACTTTAAGTCGCTACTCGACTGGTCGACCCTTTCAAAGGTCAAAGGTCCCTATGTCTACAAAAATACGGCGTTCATGGTTGAGGGTAAAAACCATAAGTACACGCTCCACGAGCTGCCCAGTGCTGTCCCACCTAGACAGCAGGGAGTCTGGCGAATGAGTCCCAGGGATATGAGATTCGCCAATCTGTTGGTCCGCCTCAGCTCCTGCCTGAAGGGCAGTGCCAAGCACCTGACTGACTGCGAGCCCCTCAGCTCATCTTTTGTGAATATTCAAGTCGTCCATTCCACAGAGGAAGACCTTGATAa GAGTAGCATTATCGCTGGAATGGAAGCCAATGTGGTTTACTTGGCCCATCTGGAAGCTCAGGATCTGCCCGTGTGCCTGGGCATAG GTGTCGTCCGTGCCATTGACTTTGAGAAAGAGAAGCTGTATCTCGTGCCGGCCATTCCTCTGGAGCGAATGTGCCAAGTGAATTGCCTTATATCCTGTGGAGACATCAGCCTTCCGCATCGTCTTTCAGAAGGACGACGCCGGCTGGCTGACAAAGAGCATCAATCAGTTCTATTCGCGCACGTCTTCCATGAAAAAAGATTAATGCTAAAACAGCTACCTGTACTTTTATGA
- the LOC117192495 gene encoding uncharacterized protein LOC117192495, whose amino-acid sequence MWDTIEAESEGTAHASDILAPKKRSVSWITTTAGCLKKFKKSDVGIGVEPKTEVANKIWSELRYLQDEDSSESELDLEASHDTSSEAGTLGSNSNSDDDQKTDFFLYTQSKTAWRVPMVLERTIKKFVYFPKNKNAQSTNRLFVTGSIKKIVIFYKDEKSATIEELTDGHDCGIKTQESTIQSINDKEAGIEPDKE is encoded by the exons ATGTGGGACACCATTGAAGCTGAGTCTGAGGGCACCGCACACGCATCAGATATCCTTGCGCCAAAGAAGCGATCAGTCTCCTGGATAACAACCACTGCGGGTTGTCTAAAAAAATTTAAGAAATCTGATGTTGGCATTGGTGTGGAGCCCAAAACAGAAGTCGCAAATAAAATATGGTCGGAATTGCGTTACTTGCAGGATG AGGATTCCAGTGAATCAGAGCTGGACCTGGAGGCATCTCATGATACGTCCTCTGAAGCGGGAACTCTTGGGAGTAACAGTAACTCTGATGATGACCAAAAGACTGATTTTTTTCTATACACAC AATCTAAGACTGCCTGGCGGGTGCCAATGGTACTTGAAAGAACAATCAAAAAATTTGTTTACTTTCCTAAAAATAAGAACGCTCAATCAACAAATCGTTTATTTGTGACGGGATCCATTAAAAAGATCGTCATTTTCTACAAAGATGAGAAATCCGCAACCATAGAAGAGCTCACCGATGGGCATGACTGTGGAATTAAAACTCAGGAATCGACTATCCAATCCATCAACGATAAAGAAGCTGGAATTGAGCCGGATAAAGAATAA